ACGTTCGAGCCGGGGCTCATGGGCGTCGCGGCGCTCGTCCTGGGCGTGGTCGTGCTGTGGGGCGGCATCCGGGTCTCGGAGGGGGCCCTGACGGTCGGCGTGCTGCTGTCCGCCGTGCTCTACGTGCGCAACTTCTTCGCTCCGATGCAGGAGATCGCGATGTTCCTCAACTCCTACCAGTCCGCCACCGCGGCGCTGGAGAAGGTGTCGGGCGTCCTGGAGGAGGTGCCGACGGTGCCGGACCCCGAGAAGCCGGTGGACCTCTGGGAGTCCCGGGGGCACATCCGCTTCGACGAGGTCACGTTCGCGTACAACGAGGACAAGACGATCCTGCCGAACTTCTCGCTCGACATCCCCGCCGGGCAGACGATCGCGCTGGTGGGGACGACGGGGGCGGGCAAGTCCACGCTGGCCAAGCTCATCTCCCGGTTCTACGACCCGTCCGCGGGGACGGTGACCCTCGACGGCGTCGATCTGCGGTCGCTGCACCCGAAGGACCTCCGCCGCGCGATCGTCATGGTCACCCAGGAGGCGTACCTGTTCAGCGGGACCGTCGCCGACAACATCGCGCTCGGGCGCCCGGATGCGACTCTGGACGAGATCCGCGAGGCGGCGCGGGCGGTGGGCGCCGACGCGTTCATCTCGGCGCTGCCGGACGGGTACGACACCGACGTGAACAAGCGCGGTGGTCGTGTCTCGGCAGGGCAGCGACAGCTCATCTCGTTCGCCCGCGCCTTCCTCGCCGACCCGGCGGTGCTGATCCTCGACGAGGCGACGGCCTCGCTGGACATCCCGTCCGAGCGGCTGATCCAGGACGCGCTGCAGACGCTGCTGGCCGACCGGACGGCGATCATCATCGCGCACCGGCTGTCGACGGTGGCGATCGCTGACCGTGTGCTCGTGATGGAGCACGGCCGGATCATCGAGGACGACACCCCCGCCGCCCTCATCGGCGGCACCGGGAAGTTCGCCCAGCTGCACGCGGCCTGGCAGGAGACGCTCGTCTGACGTCCTGCCGCGACAGTGGCCCCGGCATCCGTACGGATGCCGGGGCTTCCTCGTCCGGGCGCGGGTGCGCCGGGATCGGTAGCATCGAGGGATGGACCCCTTCCTCCTCGTCGCGGAGTGGTGGTGGCTCGCGCCGACCGCCGCCGCCGGGGTGACCGCGGGCGCGATCGGCGTCCGTCGGCGCAACACCCGCAGCGGCCGCCGGCTGGAGTACGACGCGGCCCGGCACGACCTCCGCGAGGCCCAGCAGCGCGCGGTGGTGCGACGGACGGCGCTGAAGGTGGCACGGGCCGACCTCGCCCGGGTCTCCGCCGAGCGGGCCGCGCAGCGGGCGAGCGCGGAGCAGGTGTCCGGCGCCCGACGCATGCTCAAGGAGCGTGAGCGCGACGCCAGGGCCGCGGCGGCCGACGTCCGCGCCCGGCGGGTCAGGGTGAACGCCGCTCGCGCCGCGATCCCCGCCGGCTCCGCGCCGCGGCCGCTGGAGCGCCTGTATGCGGAGCACGACGCGGTGACGGCGCGGTGGATGCGGTATGAGACAGACCCCGCGTTGCAGATCACCTATCCCGAGATGACGGACGTGAAGCGTCCGGAGACGGCCGCCTACCTGCGGGCCGCCGGTGCCGCGGTCGAGGCGCGTCGGCAGACGACGGGCCGGGTGACCGCCGCCGAGTACGCGGCGTACCGCGACGCTGTCGCGGAGCTGGAGCGGGCGTTCGAGGCCGCCGAGCACGCGGCGAAGGTCCAGACGGGCGAGGCACCTCCGACCGCGGCCTGGCAGGACGCCGCGCAGGACATGCTGCACCGCTCCGCGGAGGCCATCGACCGCGCGGCAGGTGCTGCCGCCTCAGCGCTCGCCGCGTGGAACAGTCGCCGGGGCAAGGGCACGCCTCCGGACGGCAACGGTCAGCGCTGAGGAGGATCGAGGTCGGGCCGTCCGGCGGGATCCGAGGGCGACGGAGTCTCGATGGGGGAGGGGATTCGAGACCCCGCCGCCGGTCTCAGGAGGGGACGCGGATCTCGGCGATGACCTCGCCGTAGGCCGTCTCCCCGACGGGGGTGAAGCCGACGCGACGGAAGAAGGCCTCCGGGCCGTCCTCGCCCGCTTCGTAGATCACGTTGACGTGGTCGACGCCGCGGGTGCGCGCTTCGTCGATGAGGTTCTCGACGGCGAAGCGGCCGATGCCGCGACCCTGGTCGTCCGCGTCGACGTTGATGCGCCACAGCACGGAGCGGAAGTGCTCCTCCGGGGCCTCGTCGTCGAAGTTGGCGCTGACGAAGCCCACGACCTCGTTGCGGTCCAGGATCACCCGCTGCCAGGAGGTCTGCGGGTTGATGACGGTGGCCGCGATGCCGTACGAGACGGGCGCGAGGAACTGCTCCTGTCCGGGCTTGAGCGACAGGTTGTTCACGGCGACGATCGTCGCGGCGGAGAGTTCGACCATGCGCAGTTCGGACATGCCCCCAGGCTAGCCCCTCCGCTCACCGCATTCATCACTCGGGCGGACTTTTCACGGACCGGTCACGTGCCGGACCCCGTCGCCGGGAGCGCCGCTTCGGGGCGAGGGCCGCTCAGGTATCTTGGTATCGAGACAAATAGCCCTCGTGAACGGAGAACCTCCCGGTGACCGACGACGCCATCATCTACACCTACACCGACGAGGCACCGGCACTGGCCACCGCCTCGTTCCTGCCGATCATCCAGGCCTACACGGGCCAGGCGGGCATCGAATTCGAGACGCGGGACATCTCTCTGGCCGGCCGCATCCTCGCCGCCTTCCCCCAGAAGCTCACCCCGGAGCAGCAGGTCGGCGACGCGCTGGCCGAACTCGGCGGCCTCGCCACGCTCCCCGAGGCGAACATCATCAAGCTGCCGAACATCTCCGCGTCGATCCCGCAGCTCAAGGCCGCCATCGCGGAACTGCAGCAGCAGGGCTACGACGTCCCCGACTTCCCGGACGAGCCCTCGTCGCTGGAGGAGAAGGACGTCCGCGCCCGCTACGACCGCATCAAGGGCTCCGCAGTGAACCCGGTGCTGCGCGAGGGCAACAGCGACCGCCGCGCGCCGCTCGCGGTGAAGAACTACGCCAAGAAGCACCCGCACCGCAATAAGCCGTTCGCCGAGGGCTCGAAGACCCGCGTCGCGACCCTCGGCCACGACGACTTCAAGCACAACGAGCGCTCGTGGGTCGCCGCTCACGACGACGTCCTGTCCTTCCGCCACACGGCGAAGGATGGCACCGTCACGGTCCTCAAGGAAGGACTCAAGGTCCTCCCGCGCGAGATCATCGACGCGACGTTCCTCTCCGCGAAGGAGCTGGACGCCTTCCTCGCGGACACCCTCGCGGAGGCCAAGGCCGACGACGTGCTCTACTCGGTGCACCTCAAGGCGACGATGATGAAGGTCAGCGACCCGATCATCTTCGGCCACGTGGTGAAGGCGTTCTTCAAGGATGTCTTCGACCAGTACGGCACGCAGCTCGCCGAGGCCGGACTGAGCGCGAACGACGGCCTCGGCTCCATCCTCGCGGGCCTGGCGAACGTCACCGGCGGCGAGGAGATCGCTGCGGCGTTCGACAAGGCCATCGCCGAGGGGCCGCGTCTGTCGTACGTGAACTCCGACAAGGGGATCACCAACCTCCACGTGCCGAGCGATGTCATCGTCGACGCGTCCATGCCGGCGCTCGTCCGCAACGGCGGCAAGCTCTGGGGCAAGGACGGCGAGGAGGCCGACACGATCGCGGTCATCCCCGACTCGTCCTACGCGAGCGTCTACCAGGCGGTGATCGACGATGTGATCGCGAACGGCCCGCTCGATCCGGCCACCATCGGCACCGTGCCGAACGTGGGTCTCATGGCGCAGGCGGCCGAGGAATACGGCAGCCACGACAAGACGTTCGAGATCACGGCGGACGGCATCGTCCAGGTGCTCGACAGCGAGGGCACCGTCCTCATCGAGCACGAGGTCGGCAAGGGCGACATCTGGCGCGCGACGCAGACCAAGCACATCCCCGTCATGGACTGGGTCAAGCTCGCCGTCGGCCGTGCCCGTGCGACCGGCGTGCCCGCGGTGTTCTGGCTCGACGCGAACCGCTCGCACGATGCCCAGATCATCGCGAAGGTGCACCAGGGCCTCGCCACGCTCGACACCAAGGGCCTGACGATCACGATCCTCGCGCCGGAGGAGGCGACGCGGTACACGCTGGCGCGCATGCGTCACGGTCTCGACACCATCTCGGTGACGGGCAACGTGCTGCGCGACTACCTCACCGACCTGTTCCCGATCCTCGAGGTCGGCACGAGCGCCAAGATGCTCTCGATCGTGCCGCTGCTCGCCGGCGGCGGACTGTTCGAGACGGGTGCCGGTGGCTCCGCTCCGAAGCACGTGCAGCAGCTGGTCGAGCAGAACTACCTGCGCTGGGACTCGCTGGGCGAGTTCTTCGCGCTGGCCGCCTCGCTCGAGCACTTCGCCGACCGCACGGGCAACGAGAAGGCCCGCGTGCTCGCCGAGACGCTGGACGCCGCGACCGGTACCTTCCTCGAGGAGGACCGCTCGCCGGGCCGCGCGCTCGGCACGATCGACAACCGCGGCAGCCACTTCTACCTGGGGCTGTACTGGGCGCAGGAGCTGGCGAAGCAGACGAAGGATCCGGAGCTCGCCGCGGCCTTCGCCCCGGTCGCCGAGAAGCTCGCAGCGAACGAGGAGGCCATCGTCTCCGAGCTCAACGCGGTGCAGGGCAAGCCGGTGGAGATCGGCGGGTACTACCGCCCGGACGAGAAGCTCGTAGCGGCGGTCATGCGCCCGTCCACGACGCTCAACGAGATCGTCGACGCCCTGCGCTGAGACGACGGAAGGGGGCGGATGCTGCGGCATCCGCCCCCTTCTCGCTGTCCGCCCTCCGCCAGGCCCGAGCACGACTGCGGAGCGCGACCGCGACACCCTGGGAGAGGGGACGCCTCGACGGCGTGTCGTTCCGCGTCTCCGAAGCTGTGCTCGGCACGCGAACCGGGTCAGTTGTAGACGGAGACCTCGAGGCCCACGGGGGACCAGTCGTAGACGTACTTGGCGAGGTCGATCGGCAGGTTCACGCAGCCGTGGCTCATCCGGTTGCCGAAGTTGTTGTGCCAGTAGGTGCCGTGGAAGCCGATGTTCGGGGCGAACCACGTGATCCAGGGCACGTCCTCGGTGCAGTACGGCGCACCTTCGTAGCAGCCCATGTCCTGCATCGACGTGTGCGCGAAGACCTTGAAGTTGCCGGTCGGCGTCGGCGTACCGGGCAGGCCCGTCGAGACCGCCCAGGACTGCACGACCTTGTCGTTCTCGAAGAGGTAGGCGCGCTGCGTGCTGAGGTTGATCTCCGCACGGCGGAACAGGTTCGTCGTCTCGAACGGCGTCTCGGTCACGGAGAGCGCGAAGGTGCCGTCGCCCGCGGCGAGCTGCGTCGCGAAGTCGTCGGCGATGCCGTCGGTGTCTCCCAGGGCGCGTCCGGTGGCGCCCTCCTTCTCGGCGCGCAGCACATTCCCCGCGGAGTCGACGATGTTGGTCGCGTTCACGGGCGCGCGGTCCACGGCGGCGGGCAGCGTGTCGACGGTGGTCTGGATCGCCGCCGGATCCGCCTCGATGCGGAGCTGGCCGTCTTCGTCGACCACGGTCAGCCAGGACGCGGCGACCGCGGGGGAGACCGGGACGGTGCGCTCCTTGCCGACGTAGAAGCCGATGGTGGACAGCATGGTGTTGAGGGTGGTGGCGGTCGCCGTCGCGTCGTCGTCGGACACGGCGGGCAGGGCTTCGACAGGGTCGCCCGGGTACTCGAAGGTCGTGCGTCCGTCGCCGACAGCCTCGACGAAAGCAGCGTTCAGATCGGCCACGTCGACACCGGTGCCGGGAACGGACGGAGTGACGGTGTAGGTGCCCTTCGCGGCGTCGAAGACCACGGCGGCGTCGACCGGGTCGACGAAGCTCCCGGGGACGGCCGCCCGGAGCGCGGCGGATGCGGTCTCCTGGTCGAGGACGATGTCCGCGGGCACGGGGTCGCCCATCCAGGCGCCGAGATTCCACATCGGATGCGCCGAGAACGCGGCATCGGCGAGGGCCGTGGCGTCGGCGGTCGCCCCCAGGTCGGCGCCGGTGAGCACGGCGTCGTCGCCGTCGCCCGTGAGGGTGACCTCGGTCTGGGCGAGGTGCGAGCTGATCGTCTCGGCGGCGGCACCGGGAGTCATCCAGCCCACCGGGATGCCCGCGACGGTGGTGCCGGGGGCGATGAGGATCATCGAGGCGGCGCCGGCGCCGAGCGCGACCACGCCGAGGCCGAGACCGATCCACAGGCCGAGGCGGCGTTTCTTCGGGGCCGGCTCGACGGGAGCCCAGGCCAGGGGCTGCTCGCCGGTCTGCGGCGGGGCCGTGTCGGTCGCCGCCTCCGGCGTCAGGACACTCGTCGGTGTCGCATCGTCGGGCTGTGCCCCCGTCGCAGTGCCCGGCGTGGAAATCAGATCGGTCACGAACTACACCCCCCGCAGTCTCGACGTGTCCTGTCGTCCATGGTACGGGATGGCTGGTAACGGGGAGGCAACGGTCCTGATAAGGTGCCTCCCCGTTCGCCAGGGGTGTCGGGGGTCAGTCGATGACGGCGAGCCCGTCGATCTCGACGAGCATCTCCTCGCGGGGAAGACCGGTGAAGACGGTGGTGCGCGAGGGCAGCACGCCGCTGGTCGTGTGGGCCTCGACGAACGCGCCGTAGGCCTCGTTCATGATCGGGAAGTCCTCGCGCGTGGTGAGGTACACGCGCAGCATCACGACATCGTCGAACGTGGCGCCGGAGGCCTCCACGATGGCCTTGACGTTCTCGAGCGTGCGGGTGGTCTGCGCCGCGACGTCGCCCGGGTACAGGTACTCGTTGGTCTGCGGGTCGACGGGGCCCTGGCCGGAGACCTGGACGATCGGGCCCTTGCGGACGCCCTGGGAGAACGTGTGCGCGGGAGCGGGGGCGGCGTCGGTGGAAACTCGTGTCTTCGCGGTCATGCCGCCAGCCTAGTAGCCTTGTTAGATGCCTCTACAAATTCCGGATCCCGTCCTCGGCGCCTGGGCGAAGGGGTTCCCGGCGCACGCCGCGGGCCTGCGTCTGTCGGAGGTGGCTGGTGCGGGGCTGCGCCTCTCGGACCTCGGCACGCCGGTGCTCACGGTGCATGCCGACGCGATCGCGCACAACGAGGACACGGTGTTCGGCTGGGCCGCGCGCGAGGGCGTCCGCCTCGCCCCGCACGGCAAGACCACCATGGCGCCCGCGCTGTGGCAGCGCTTGCTGGACGCCGGGGCCTGGGGGATCTCCGTGGCGACGCCGTGGCAGGCCCGCGTCGCCGTCGACGCCGGTGTCCCGACGGTGCTCATCGCCAACGGGGTGACCGACGGCGCTGCGGCCCGTGAGCTCGGGGCGCTGCTCGCGGCCGACGAAGGCCTGCGGATCCTGTGCGGGGCGGACTCCCTCGCCGGCGTGGCGATCCTCGCCGACGCCCTCGCGGACGCCCCGCGTCCGCTGGACGTGCTCGTGGAGCTCGGCGGTGCGCAGGGGCGCACGGGTGCGCGGACCGTGGCGGAGGGCGAGCACATCGCCGCGGCGATCATGGCCGCCCCCGGTCTCCGCCTCGCCGGAGTGACGGGCTACGAAGGCCCCTTCGGCCCCGATCGCTCCGCGGCGTCAGTCGCCGCGGTGGACGGCTTCCTGGCCACCCTCGTCGAGCTTCATCGCCGACTGGAGTACCCCGACGGTGTCCGCCCCGTGCTCAGCGCGGGCGGCAGCTCCTTCCCCGATCGTGCCGCCGCGGTCCTCGGCGCCGCGGGAGCGGACGCCGAGGTCGTGCTGCGCTCCGGTGCCTTCCAGATCCACGACGACGGCTTCTACTCCCGCATGTCGCCGTTCGGTCCGCTCACGGACACCGCCCCGCTGCGCTCCGCGATGCACGCGTGGTCGCGGGTGGTCTCGCAGCCCGAACCCGGCCTCGCCCTGCTCGACGCCGGGCGGCGGGACGTGCCGTTCGACATCGACCTCCCGGTGCCGCAGTCGGTCGCCGGCACCGTGACGGCCCTGAACGACCAGCACGCCTTCCTCCGACCCGCCGACGGGGCGACCGTCGCGGTCGGCGAGGTCGTACGCCTCGGCCTCTCGCACCCGTGCACCGCGTTCGACAAGTGGCGCGTCGTCGCCGTGATCGACGACCCCGACGCCGCGGACCCGCGGGTGATCGGGGCGGTGGCGACATGCTTCTGAGCGCGGAGAAGGCGGCGGCGGGCCTCGTACGCGTCTACCGGCGGGCGACCGTCGTCGACGGCACCGGCGCCCCGCGCTTCGTCGCGGACGTCGCGGTGGAGGGGGCCAGGGTCGTCGCCGTCATCCGCGAGGGCGAGGCCGACCGGATCGAGCTGCCGGACGACGCGGTCGAGGTCGACGCGTCCGGCCTCGTCCTGGCGCCCGGTTTCATCGACATGCACGCGCACAGCGACCTCGCGGTGCTCCAGGGCGCCGCGCACGACGCCAAGATCCGTCAGGGGGTCACGACGGAGGTGCTCGGCCAGGACGGCCTGGGCTACGCGCCGCTGGACGAGGCGACCGCCGCCGTCATCCCCGCCCAGATCGCGGGCTGGAACGGGCGGCCGGCGGAGGTCCCGTGGCGGTCTATGGACGATTTCCTGGAGGCGATCGACGTCGCCGCGGTGGCCAACGCCGCGGTGCTGGTGCCGCAGGGCAACCTCCGGATGATGGTGGTCGGGCACGATGACCGTCGGGCGACTCCCGCCGAGATCGTGGCGATGGCCGACCTCCTCGGCCAGGCCCTGGATGCCGGGGCCTTCGGCATGTCGAGCGGCCTGACCTACACCCCGGGGATGTACGCCGACGTCGCCGAGCTGGAGGCGCTCTGCCGAGTGGTCGCGGAGCGCGGCGGCTACTGG
This genomic stretch from Microbacterium sp. Nx66 harbors:
- a CDS encoding GNAT family N-acetyltransferase; this encodes MSELRMVELSAATIVAVNNLSLKPGQEQFLAPVSYGIAATVINPQTSWQRVILDRNEVVGFVSANFDDEAPEEHFRSVLWRINVDADDQGRGIGRFAVENLIDEARTRGVDHVNVIYEAGEDGPEAFFRRVGFTPVGETAYGEVIAEIRVPS
- a CDS encoding alanine racemase, producing the protein MPLQIPDPVLGAWAKGFPAHAAGLRLSEVAGAGLRLSDLGTPVLTVHADAIAHNEDTVFGWAAREGVRLAPHGKTTMAPALWQRLLDAGAWGISVATPWQARVAVDAGVPTVLIANGVTDGAAARELGALLAADEGLRILCGADSLAGVAILADALADAPRPLDVLVELGGAQGRTGARTVAEGEHIAAAIMAAPGLRLAGVTGYEGPFGPDRSAASVAAVDGFLATLVELHRRLEYPDGVRPVLSAGGSSFPDRAAAVLGAAGADAEVVLRSGAFQIHDDGFYSRMSPFGPLTDTAPLRSAMHAWSRVVSQPEPGLALLDAGRRDVPFDIDLPVPQSVAGTVTALNDQHAFLRPADGATVAVGEVVRLGLSHPCTAFDKWRVVAVIDDPDAADPRVIGAVATCF
- a CDS encoding RidA family protein; translation: MTAKTRVSTDAAPAPAHTFSQGVRKGPIVQVSGQGPVDPQTNEYLYPGDVAAQTTRTLENVKAIVEASGATFDDVVMLRVYLTTREDFPIMNEAYGAFVEAHTTSGVLPSRTTVFTGLPREEMLVEIDGLAVID
- a CDS encoding NADP-dependent isocitrate dehydrogenase; translated protein: MTDDAIIYTYTDEAPALATASFLPIIQAYTGQAGIEFETRDISLAGRILAAFPQKLTPEQQVGDALAELGGLATLPEANIIKLPNISASIPQLKAAIAELQQQGYDVPDFPDEPSSLEEKDVRARYDRIKGSAVNPVLREGNSDRRAPLAVKNYAKKHPHRNKPFAEGSKTRVATLGHDDFKHNERSWVAAHDDVLSFRHTAKDGTVTVLKEGLKVLPREIIDATFLSAKELDAFLADTLAEAKADDVLYSVHLKATMMKVSDPIIFGHVVKAFFKDVFDQYGTQLAEAGLSANDGLGSILAGLANVTGGEEIAAAFDKAIAEGPRLSYVNSDKGITNLHVPSDVIVDASMPALVRNGGKLWGKDGEEADTIAVIPDSSYASVYQAVIDDVIANGPLDPATIGTVPNVGLMAQAAEEYGSHDKTFEITADGIVQVLDSEGTVLIEHEVGKGDIWRATQTKHIPVMDWVKLAVGRARATGVPAVFWLDANRSHDAQIIAKVHQGLATLDTKGLTITILAPEEATRYTLARMRHGLDTISVTGNVLRDYLTDLFPILEVGTSAKMLSIVPLLAGGGLFETGAGGSAPKHVQQLVEQNYLRWDSLGEFFALAASLEHFADRTGNEKARVLAETLDAATGTFLEEDRSPGRALGTIDNRGSHFYLGLYWAQELAKQTKDPELAAAFAPVAEKLAANEEAIVSELNAVQGKPVEIGGYYRPDEKLVAAVMRPSTTLNEIVDALR
- a CDS encoding ABC transporter ATP-binding protein, whose translation is MSSLTGTQDEDRSRLTTEESRAIRRRSLRLLGSLVRPLKPQIVLAATVLVISTALQVAGPILISIGLDRALPAVLDDADWMPTFVVGGIYLLAGALAAVLIAWYVIIAAKLTQAVLLDLRKRIFLHTQRLSLEFHESYTSGRIISRQTSDLDSIKELLDGGLNELVSGVLFGVFTFIALCVWDWQSGLILAIGGVPLFFLMRWFYSRSQLVYRESRVISAKVIVQFVETMTGIRAVKAFRKEPRNDEAFQGVAGEYRDVNRRSMLLFGTFEPGLMGVAALVLGVVVLWGGIRVSEGALTVGVLLSAVLYVRNFFAPMQEIAMFLNSYQSATAALEKVSGVLEEVPTVPDPEKPVDLWESRGHIRFDEVTFAYNEDKTILPNFSLDIPAGQTIALVGTTGAGKSTLAKLISRFYDPSAGTVTLDGVDLRSLHPKDLRRAIVMVTQEAYLFSGTVADNIALGRPDATLDEIREAARAVGADAFISALPDGYDTDVNKRGGRVSAGQRQLISFARAFLADPAVLILDEATASLDIPSERLIQDALQTLLADRTAIIIAHRLSTVAIADRVLVMEHGRIIEDDTPAALIGGTGKFAQLHAAWQETLV
- a CDS encoding L,D-transpeptidase family protein, with amino-acid sequence MTDLISTPGTATGAQPDDATPTSVLTPEAATDTAPPQTGEQPLAWAPVEPAPKKRRLGLWIGLGLGVVALGAGAASMILIAPGTTVAGIPVGWMTPGAAAETISSHLAQTEVTLTGDGDDAVLTGADLGATADATALADAAFSAHPMWNLGAWMGDPVPADIVLDQETASAALRAAVPGSFVDPVDAAVVFDAAKGTYTVTPSVPGTGVDVADLNAAFVEAVGDGRTTFEYPGDPVEALPAVSDDDATATATTLNTMLSTIGFYVGKERTVPVSPAVAASWLTVVDEDGQLRIEADPAAIQTTVDTLPAAVDRAPVNATNIVDSAGNVLRAEKEGATGRALGDTDGIADDFATQLAAGDGTFALSVTETPFETTNLFRRAEINLSTQRAYLFENDKVVQSWAVSTGLPGTPTPTGNFKVFAHTSMQDMGCYEGAPYCTEDVPWITWFAPNIGFHGTYWHNNFGNRMSHGCVNLPIDLAKYVYDWSPVGLEVSVYN